A window of the Lepus europaeus isolate LE1 chromosome 5, mLepTim1.pri, whole genome shotgun sequence genome harbors these coding sequences:
- the ELOA gene encoding elongin-A has product MAAESALQVVERLQARLAANPDPKKLLKYLKKLSALPITVDILAETGVGRTVNSLRKHEHVGGFARELVAQWKKLVPVERNNEPEEQDFDKSSSRKRPREALQKEEEMEEEEQEHWKASGSQSCSPEHRQKKHRKLAELERPHKASHSHERRDERKRCHRVSPAYSSDHESSDYGHVQSPLSSASPHQVYVDHYRSPDQDPEPIVPHQKPGKGHSHALQDRLGISQERHLGEPQGREAVNQNKEHKSSHKEKRPGGAKAEEKACAISREKSHSRRPLPGDSTKEKLPSGVSQKEKEREGSGHKKKFAPSLEVASDNHLKKPKHRDSQKTKSDKKPGLDSVDAGKGGKGKTPDGRAKASKAGEEDAEDGFEEPTMSFESYLSYDQPKKKKKKVVKASAPALGEKGLKKSDSKSTKDSGPARKLPKGNETQTEKLPAAGADSAKPKKVPTDALPALPDLPLPMIQTNYRPLPSLELISSFQPKRKAFSSPQDEEEAGFTGRRMNSKMQVYSGSKCAYLPKMMTLHQQCIRVLKNNIDSIFEVGGVPYSVLEPVLERCTPDQLYRIEEYNHVLIEETDQLWKIHCHRDFKEERPEEYESWREMYLRLQDAREQRLRVLTKNIQSAHANKPKGRQAKMAFVNSVAKPPRDVRRRQEKFGTGGAVVADRIKIKPAPYTSGSSHASSSNSFNASPEEPAYDGPSTSSAHLAPVVSTVSYDPRKPTVKKIAPMMAKTIKAFKNRFSRR; this is encoded by the exons ATGGCGGCGGAGTCGGCGCTGCAAGTCGTGGAGCGGCTGCAGGCGCGCCTGGCCGCGAACCCGGACCCTAAGAAG CTTTTGAAATATCTGAAGAAGCTCTCCGCCTTGCCTATTACAGTAGACATCCTTGCG GAGACCGGGGTTGGCAGGACGGTGAACAGCCTGCGGAAACACGAACACGTCGGAGGCTTTGCCAGGGAGCTCGTGGCCCAGTGGAAGAAGCTGGTTCCTGTAGAACG AAACAATGAGCCTGAAGAGCAGGACTTTGACAAGAGCAGCTCCCGCAAGCGCCCCCGGGAAGCTctgcagaaggaggaggagatggaggaagaggagcaggagcacTGGAAAGCCTCCGGGAGCCAGTCCTGCAGCCCTGAGCACAGACAGAAGAAGCACAGGAAGCTCGCTGAGCTGGAGAGACCCCACAAAGCCTCCCACAGCCACGAGAGGAGAGACGAGAGGAAGCGGTGTCACAGGGTGTCGCCTGCTTACTCCTCAGACCATGAGTCTTCGGATTATGGCCACGTGCAGTCCCCCCTGTCTTCTGCCAGTCCTCATCAGGTGTACGTGGACCATTACAGGTCCCCGGACCAGGACCCCGAGCCCATAGTTCCACACCAGAAGCCTGGAAAAGGCCACAGCCATGCCTTGCAGGACAGACTGGGGATCAGCCAGGAGCGGCACCTGGGTGAGCCCCAGGGGAGAGAGGCTGTGAACCAAAACAAGGAGCACAAGTCTTCCCACAAGGAGAAGCGCCCTGGGGGCGCCAAGGCCGAGGAGAAGGCCTGtgccataagcagagagaaaTCTCACAGCCGGAGGCCGCTCCCGGGCGACAGCACGAAGGAGAAGCTGCCCTCGGGTGTCtcccagaaagagaaggaaagagagggcagCGGCCACAAGAAGAAGTTTGCCCCCTCCTTGGAGGTGGCTTCGGACAACCACCTTAAAAAGCCAAAGCACAGAGACTCGCAGAAAACCAAATCGGACAAAAAGCCCGGTCTAGACAGCGTGGACGCGGGCAAGGGGGGGAAGGGGAAGACTCCAGACGGGAGAGCGAAGGCCTCCAAGGCGGGGGAGGAGGACGCCGAGGACGGCTTTGAGGAGCCCACCATGTCCTTTGAGTCGTACCTCAGCTACGACCAgcccaagaagaagaagaagaaggtcgTGAAAGCGTCGGCCCCAGCACTTGGAGAAAAGGGGCTGAAAAAAAGCGACTCTAAAAGCACTAAAGACTCGGGCCCAGCTCGGAAATTGCCTAAGGGGAATGAGACCCAGACGGAGAAGCTGCCAGCAGCTGGCGCCGACTCAGCCAAGCCGAAGAAG GTCCCCACAGATGCGTTACCGGCGCTGCCAGACCTCCCCCTGCCCATGATCCAGACCAATTACCGTCCACTTCCTTCCCTCGAGTTGATCTCTTCCTTCCAGCCAAAGCGAAAAG CATTTTCCTCACCCCAGGACGAGGAAGAAGCTGGATTCACTGGACGGAGAATGAATTCCAAGATGCAGGTGTATTCTGGTTCCAAATGTGCCTATCTCCCCAAGATGATGACCTTGCACCAGCAGTGCATCCGAGTCCTTAAGAACAACATCGACT CAATCTTCGAGGTGGGAGGAGTCCCCTACTCTGTGCTGGAGCCCGTGTTGGAGAGGTGCACTCCCGACCAGCTGTACCGCATAGAGGAGTACAATCAT GTTTTAATAGAGGAAACAGATCAATTATGGAAAATTCACTGTCACCGAGACTTTAAGGAAGAAAGACCAGAAGAATATGAGTCATGGCGGGAGATGTACCTGCGCCTCCAGGACGCCCGAGAGCAGCGGTTACGAGTGCTGACCAAGAACATCCAGTCCGCACATGCCAATAAGCCCAAAG GCAGACAAGCAAAGATGGCCTTCGTCAACTCTGTGGCCAAGCCGCCTCGCGACGTCCGAAGGAGGCAGGAGAAGTTCGGGACGGGAGGAGCAGTTGTCGCCGACAGAATCAA GATTAAGCCCGCCCCGTACACCAGCGGAAGCAGCCACGCCTCCAGCAGCAACAGCTTTAACGCCAGCCCCGAGGAGCCAGCCTACGACGGCCCGAGCACCAGCAGTGCCCACCTGGCGCCAGTGGTCAGCACTGTTTCCTACGATCCTCGGAAGCCAACTGTGAAGA AAATTGCCCCGATGATGGCCAAGACGATAAAAGCTTTCAAGAACAGATTCTCCCGACGATAA
- the PITHD1 gene encoding PITH domain-containing protein 1, producing the protein MSHGHSHGGGGCRCAAEREEPPEQRGLAYGLYLRIDLERLQCLNESREGSGRGVFKPWEERTDRSKFVESDADEELLFNIPFTGNVKLKGIIIMGEDDDSHPSEMRLYKNIPQMSFDDTEREPDQTFSLNRDPTGELEYATKISRFSNVYHLSIHISKNFGADTTKVFYIGLRGEWTELRRHEVTICNYEASANPADHRVHQVTPQTHFIS; encoded by the exons ATGTCTCACGGCCACAGCCACGGCGGGGGCGGCTGCCGGTGCGCGGCCGAACGAGAGGAGCCGCCTGAGCAGCGCGGCCTGGCCTACGGCCTGTACTTGCGCATCGACCTGGAGCGGCTGCAGTGTCTCAACGAGAGCCGCGAGGGCAGCGGCCGCGGCGTCTTCAAGCCGTGGGAGGAGCGGACCGACCGCTCCAAG ttTGTTGAGAGCGATGCCGACGAAGAGCTGCTGTTTAATATTCC ATTCACTGGGAACGTCAAGCTCAAAGGCATCATCATCATGGGAGAGGACGATGACTCACACCCCTCGGAGATGAGACT GTACAAGAACATCCCTCAGATGTCGTTTGATGATACCGAAAGGGAGCCAGACCAGACCTTTAGTCTGAACCGGGATCCTACAGGAGAATTAGAGTATGCTACGAA AATTTCTCGTTTTTCAAATGTCTATCATCTCTCGATTCATATTTCAAAAAACTTTGGAGCAGATACAACAAAAGTCTTTTATATTGGTCTGAGAGGAGAATGGACTGAG CTTCGCCGACATGAGGTGACCATCTGCAATTATGAGGCGTCGGCCAACCCCGCAGACCACAGGGTGCATCAGGTTACCCCACAGACACACTTCATTTCCTAA